In Gossypium arboreum isolate Shixiya-1 chromosome 6, ASM2569848v2, whole genome shotgun sequence, the following are encoded in one genomic region:
- the LOC108485681 gene encoding abscisic acid receptor PYL4-like, whose protein sequence is MPSSLQLQRTTTTAVGTCRHQKQQPPAPTTLTSFFPLPTGVSVPDMVSAYHFHTLGPNQCCSAVVQTIKAPVETVWSVVRRFDNPQAYKHFLKSCHVIVGDGNVGSLREVHVISGLPAAFSTERLEILDDEHHVLSFSVVGGVHRLNNYKSVTTLHASNKGNGTVVVESFVVDIPPGNTREDTCTFVDTIVRCNLQSLAQMAENMATKESLSSSP, encoded by the coding sequence ATGCCTTCCTCTTTGCAGCTCCAACGCACCACTACCACCGCCGTTGGCACCTGCCGCCACCAAAAACAACAACCCCCAGCCCCTACCACTCTCACGTCCTTTTTCCCTCTTCCAACCGGCGTCTCCGTTCCCGACATGGTCTCCGCCTACCACTTCCACACCTTGGGTCCTAACCAGTGTTGCTCCGCTGTGGTTCAAACCATCAAGGCCCCTGTCGAAACCGTCTGGTCGGTGGTTCGCCGTTTCGATAACCCTCAAGCTTATAAACACTTCCTCAAAAGCTGTCATGTCATCGTCGGTGACGGTAACGTAGGCAGTCTCCGTGAAGTGCACGTCATATCGGGTCTCCCCGCCGCTTTCAGCACCGAGAGGCTTGAAATCCTTGACGACGAACATCACGTGCTTAGCTTTAGCGTCGTCGGAGGTGTTCATCGGTTGAATAATTACAAGTCTGTCACGACTCTACACGCTTCAAACAAAGGTAACGGGACAGTTGTGGTGGAATCATTCGTCGTTGACATACCGCCCGGTAATACCAGAGAAGATACATGCACTTTCGTTGATACTATTGTACGTTGCAACCTTCAATCTTTGGCTCAAATGGCTGAAAATATGGCAACAAAAGAATCATTGTCATCATCTCCCTAA
- the LOC108485382 gene encoding protein trichome birefringence-like 33 isoform X2, with translation MKPPLSSSSSAVLRKARLSPYLFTLLAFIVFVSILYGEDFMCILGQLEPIPGRAMSKPVKRRGKLAFAIGKGEEGCDIFSGRWVRDELTRPLYEESECPYIQPQLTCQEHGRPDKDYQKWRWQPHGCDLPSFNATLMLETLRGKRMMFVGDSLNRGQFVSMICLLHKLIPDDQKSMKTHKNGSLTVFKARDYNTSIEFYWAPFLLESNSDNAIVHRISDRIVRKGSINKHGKNWKGVDILVFNTYLWWMTGLEMKVLKGSFEDENKEIIKVSTEEAYGMGMRSMLRWARKNMDRKKTRVFFTSMSPTHAKGIDWGGEPDENCYNQTTMIEDSNYWGSDSRKSVMKVIGEVFSKSKYPITFLNITQLSNYRKDAHTSIYKKQWNPLTPKQLANPSSYADCIHWCLPGLQDTWNELLFAKLFYP, from the exons ATGAAACCACCATTGTCGTCTTCTTCCTCTGCTGTTCTTAGAAAAGCTCGACTCTCTCCCTACCTCTTTACGTTGTTAGCTTTCATTGTTTTCGTTTCTATTCTTTATGGAGAAGATTTCATGTGCATTCTTGGACAACTTGAACCAATTCCAGGCCGAGCCATGTCTAAACCTG TGAAAAGAAGAGGGAAGTTGGCATTCGCTATAGGGAAGGGCGAAGAAGGATGTGATATATTCAGTGGGAGGTGGgtgagggacgagttaactcggCCTCTCTATGAAGAATCGGAGTGTCCGTACATTCAACCCCAGTTGACATGTCAAGAACATGGAAGACCTGATAAAGACTATCAGAAATGGCGATGGCAACCTCATGGATGCGATCTTCCTAG CTTCAATGCAACATTGATGTTGGAAACACTAAGAGGGAAGAGAATGATGTTTGTTGGTGACTCATTGAACCGTGGTCAATTTGTATCAATGATATGTCTTCTTCATAAACTTATCCCTGATGACCAAAAATCCATGAAAACTCATAAAAATGGTTCCCTCACAGTTTTCAAAGCCAGG gaTTATAATACGAGCATTGAATTCTACTGGGCTCCATTTCTCCTTGAATCGAACTCAGATAATGCGATTGTTCATAGGATATCGGATAGAATAGTGAGGAAAGGTTCGATCAATAAGCATGGCAAGAATTGGAAAGGGGTTGATATCTTGGTTTTCAATACCTATTTGTGGTGGATGACTGGACTGGAGATGAAAGTCTT GAAAGGATCGTTTGAGGACGagaataaagaaataataaaggTTTCAACTGAGGAAGCCTATGGAATGGGAATGAGAAGCATGTTGAGATGGGCGAGAAAAAATATGGATCGCAAGAAGACTAGGGTTTTTTTCACTAGCATGTCCCCTACTCATGCAaa GGGTATAGATTGGGGAGGTGAACCAGATGAGAACTGTTATAATCAAACAACAATGATTGAAGATTCAAATTATTGGGGTTCAGATAGTAGAAAAAGTGTAATGAAGGTGATTGGGGAAGTGTTTAGTAAATCAAAGTACCCCATTACATTCCTTAACATCACTCAACTCTCAAATTATCGCAAAGATGCACACACATCGATTTATAAAAAGCAATGGAATCCATTGACGCCTAAGCAGTTAGCTAACCCGAGTAGCTATGCGGATTGTATTCATTGGTGTTTGCCTGGCCTTCAAGATACTTGGAATGAGCTTCTCTTTGCCAAATTATTTTATCcttga
- the LOC108485382 gene encoding protein trichome birefringence-like 33 isoform X1 encodes MKPPLSSSSSAVLRKARLSPYLFTLLAFIVFVSILYGEDFMCILGQLEPIPGRAMSKPVKRRGKLAFAIGKGEEGCDIFSGRWVRDELTRPLYEESECPYIQPQLTCQEHGRPDKDYQKWRWQPHGCDLPRMNSFNATLMLETLRGKRMMFVGDSLNRGQFVSMICLLHKLIPDDQKSMKTHKNGSLTVFKARDYNTSIEFYWAPFLLESNSDNAIVHRISDRIVRKGSINKHGKNWKGVDILVFNTYLWWMTGLEMKVLKGSFEDENKEIIKVSTEEAYGMGMRSMLRWARKNMDRKKTRVFFTSMSPTHAKGIDWGGEPDENCYNQTTMIEDSNYWGSDSRKSVMKVIGEVFSKSKYPITFLNITQLSNYRKDAHTSIYKKQWNPLTPKQLANPSSYADCIHWCLPGLQDTWNELLFAKLFYP; translated from the exons ATGAAACCACCATTGTCGTCTTCTTCCTCTGCTGTTCTTAGAAAAGCTCGACTCTCTCCCTACCTCTTTACGTTGTTAGCTTTCATTGTTTTCGTTTCTATTCTTTATGGAGAAGATTTCATGTGCATTCTTGGACAACTTGAACCAATTCCAGGCCGAGCCATGTCTAAACCTG TGAAAAGAAGAGGGAAGTTGGCATTCGCTATAGGGAAGGGCGAAGAAGGATGTGATATATTCAGTGGGAGGTGGgtgagggacgagttaactcggCCTCTCTATGAAGAATCGGAGTGTCCGTACATTCAACCCCAGTTGACATGTCAAGAACATGGAAGACCTGATAAAGACTATCAGAAATGGCGATGGCAACCTCATGGATGCGATCTTCCTAG AATGAACAGCTTCAATGCAACATTGATGTTGGAAACACTAAGAGGGAAGAGAATGATGTTTGTTGGTGACTCATTGAACCGTGGTCAATTTGTATCAATGATATGTCTTCTTCATAAACTTATCCCTGATGACCAAAAATCCATGAAAACTCATAAAAATGGTTCCCTCACAGTTTTCAAAGCCAGG gaTTATAATACGAGCATTGAATTCTACTGGGCTCCATTTCTCCTTGAATCGAACTCAGATAATGCGATTGTTCATAGGATATCGGATAGAATAGTGAGGAAAGGTTCGATCAATAAGCATGGCAAGAATTGGAAAGGGGTTGATATCTTGGTTTTCAATACCTATTTGTGGTGGATGACTGGACTGGAGATGAAAGTCTT GAAAGGATCGTTTGAGGACGagaataaagaaataataaaggTTTCAACTGAGGAAGCCTATGGAATGGGAATGAGAAGCATGTTGAGATGGGCGAGAAAAAATATGGATCGCAAGAAGACTAGGGTTTTTTTCACTAGCATGTCCCCTACTCATGCAaa GGGTATAGATTGGGGAGGTGAACCAGATGAGAACTGTTATAATCAAACAACAATGATTGAAGATTCAAATTATTGGGGTTCAGATAGTAGAAAAAGTGTAATGAAGGTGATTGGGGAAGTGTTTAGTAAATCAAAGTACCCCATTACATTCCTTAACATCACTCAACTCTCAAATTATCGCAAAGATGCACACACATCGATTTATAAAAAGCAATGGAATCCATTGACGCCTAAGCAGTTAGCTAACCCGAGTAGCTATGCGGATTGTATTCATTGGTGTTTGCCTGGCCTTCAAGATACTTGGAATGAGCTTCTCTTTGCCAAATTATTTTATCcttga